A region of Plasmodium falciparum 3D7 genome assembly, chromosome: 12 DNA encodes the following proteins:
- a CDS encoding protein SOC2, putative: MYVCMMNPLLLPFKGDNKTSKKKIDIKIKSKEVYKLDLVLLINRKRKYENYNVYVYHIISLVKKKKNKVQERYLLSLQKMKENILKNKRKIKEYKIRKKIYIPTNNIVRKYIDTYIYIIKRYYKNDDYEVLLTLLNLHHALYIFLSHILRFYNKMFHITKKKQVDKKEKRKRRKKKKQEKKSLASNSKGYKNDKLFLWIENDICNSYCYDNNFVINNYGDIKLRNNICFVIPNIIIIKLNELFHHINVIKYKCLFFYDNKKSDWEIFNHMEMNKQLKNNNNNNKKEYLFLFLYLYLYLYKFVYIKDMPFYLYNKKKKKKNPNLIFNHRLYFSLYRKKYCPYKNTCLSKKKKKKNNIKNYISINKKYNSSDDFIFYKNFYDNNDLLYKNKKDTMKHCDYINTLVSQRKFRTVQKKFISKGCYNKIIKIKRKDILHSFFDDVYFYVYNKDKNIFIRNIYDILKCLCTDHIFFFYRTIKALFLYNYKYYNNIYKKENISNIFLLNKRNDMLHMYDIIYNINYYSYGVHKNTYPFINLSNKYFISFLDGQRIIIPLRNVKVFLPQEIINKHLYISSNLYDILHKNLTPTTKRNFSLVYKSKDGNKKRKKKRKKNEQPFVKRYNKYNVKEGYNNICDGNMCDNCVDSNFDNYHHEDIFINGCKTKKRKKKTNYIGYSSCDEEECFISEEKKRMSRICPFINYMNDKIMNSYLSEAVFEQKTLEMELSILNKGGKKGKNIIRNEKEDGMVVCPEMSEEDILPEHLINKNKNNNNNKNNKNNKNNQNNNNNNNDNNNNNQNNINNDRWFDDEASNTSCDKQMICMNKEKKVLIKKKMDGVLCDELPQECIDNMLRSTCSISIPGLVEKENKDDTGENMITRSNIYNGNKINDKSYDEYTSYDNNCKDNYINISNNNEKSVDETADCVSYKDNNKNNNDYINNNPYDDRMNEVDDLSPKCNECTLNDSNILGYGNYECTKKNTPFDEECCKEKMNGGDLVEVEVMERHSNILINRGIKTKKCVDYSLYNTYAKSSFLQCAEQADNHFIGNYLDRYSDENYYHLRQKIKLCLSRTFANLKTTRETCVLHFTNLIFDLYISRFNSKDEIIKSIIDDIVTDEKQFSDVMIQLLKEYYPKIYNDFIYKEQLKNKYKILYEELKDSCDLIYHFIAIICLFISQKYYNYRLISIDLIARTYCKSHLEGLKKVYSYDNILIKDASPDYYSATQYLDTTFSSYSVNKNFALEIEICILKKLNYDLSIPTPYSLLDSLLKANENLNFLKTRNDYNSTEGEILLRIASIDNTFLKYKSSTLAMAIYEILNFNICKDKMQKELFVFSQNNTYYDITTNMDYTPQNVFTKNEQMADKQKIEIYSEQKYDHTNDTTINNNNNKYNDGHGDNNNKYNDGHGDNNNKYNDGHGDNNNKYNDGHGDDNNVDKGTHKNKPIQLQNKYQSSIPLDNERKEKEKKNELKLLKRQARSLVIAEEEDRFITASKYINEKNKMFKLIKNIIIYLCSLMKKKIPKSYYKCDYDFSNKLNYYIKRFQKGKQDYMKKINNNNNNDANNNNNNNNENNNGNNNNSIFKDGCKQDTYYNKKKRKFQQSYSSTCTTDIRDINQDSANTKKDTQKIENNIYDDNNKFSYHKNKKINTYKEEHLHKQEKNTKVIQQVTANKINQNIDNSLKKNKKLYKKQEKNEKVFCETKKKIIKRFKKYMKKLIKTKYDDIPIQYCTSYILQGKQLKVYLRKKDHHDIHMNNNNNNNNNQNNNNCCGIIKLETHNKSKNNYIIGTRTKSTDEHLIYYYNYISKLRNRLIKGLKYFLFRINKIKKRKVRLHIMNLNYLINKKKKKKNIKKKKTIIKNMSFYKQLIKEIKILFLWIYKLTNIEIRPLIHFKDLKHITIIKKYEQNYSHYIMSKFNNSHNTQDPSYSKKSKNKNKNKNNYNMTNNNNYENPTIVKKSNKEETKKNIKKNEHVKNKYSGKNTQKCSPAITLNTSKENVQINKDIKNMKKKGKTKMNQEYIEEVIKCITWDDKTFYPFVKHNSLMSTNQKSSHKKEGEKSHSACEYKDNKNELGYRENEKDVGRENKAIFFEQHMSRSNNKNMDTTPGADEKQNKKINIINDMENKKGKENKSTYESIDGYTSQYENLYTNIQPNQYNNEYTDQYNYQRNYQYNENYNNNKFSIKKKEYETSLEKMKNTLDDTLPNNTPVLSPTDLQKNIDKIKNTDWITINDPQVDECAKELMECFLKWKNKNYISKNWTFNEYPNCKDYYFSLVFGDLKSSETLKGIIEMIHMKYNHLLNIYKEINIQNDIL, encoded by the exons atgtatgtGTGTATGATGAATCCTCTCTTGTTACCTTTTAAAGGAGATAATAAAactagtaaaaaaaaaattgatattaaaataaaaagtaaagaGGTATATAAATTAGATTTAGTACTCTTAATTAATAGGAAGAggaaatatgaaaattataatgtatatgtgtatcatataattagtttagttaaaaaaaagaaaaataaagtaCAAGaaagatatttattatcattacagaaaatgaaagaaaatatcttaaaaaataaaagaaaaataaaagaatataagataagaaaaaaaatatatattccaacaaataatattgtaaggaaatatattgatacatatatatatattataaaaagatattaCAAGAATGATGATTATGAAGTCTTATTAACTTTGTTGAACCTTCATCATGccttatacatatttttatcacatatattaagattttataataaaatgtttcACATTACGAAGAAGAAACAAGttgataaaaaagaaaaaagaaaaagaagaaaaaaaaaaaaacaagaaaaaaaaagtttagCATCTAATAGCAAGggttataaaaatgataaattatttctATGGATAGAAAATGACATATGTAATAGTTAttgttatgataataattttgtgattaataattatggagatataaaattaagaaataatatatgttttgtgattcctaatattattattataaaattaaatgaattatttcaccatataaatgttattaaatataagtgtctttttttttatgataacaAAAAGTCTGATTGGGAGATATTTAATCATATGGAAATGAAcaaacaattaaaaaataataataataataataaaaaggaatatttatttttatttttatatttatatttatatttatataaatttgtgtATATTAAAGATATGCCtttttatctatataataaaaaaaaaaaaaaaaaaaatcctaATCTGATCTTTAATCATCGtttgtatttttctttatatcgAAAGAAATATTGTCCTTATAAAAATACTTGTCTgagtaagaaaaaaaaaaagaaaaataacataaaaaattatattagcataaacaaaaaatacaaCAGTAGTGATGATTTTATATTCTATAAAAActtttatgataataatgatttgttatataaaaataaaaaggatacaATGAAACATtgtgattatataaatacattagtTTCCCAGAGAAAATTCCGGACCGtccaaaaaaaattcatatcaAAAGgatgttataataaaataataaaaataaagagaaAAGACATACTACACTCTTTCTTCGAcgatgtatatttttatgtatataataaagataaaaatatatttattagaaatatatatgatatactGAAATGTTTATGTACagatcatatattttttttttatcgaACCATAAAAGCtctatttctttataattataaatattataataatatctataaaaaagaaaatatctcaaatatatttttattgaaCAAAAGAAATGATATGTTGCACAtgtatgatattatatataatattaattattatagttATGGAGTTCATAAAAATACGTATCCTTTTATTAATCTCtctaataaatatttcatttcttttttggaTGGACAAAGGATAATAATTCCTTTACGAAATGTAAAAGTATTCTTACCAcaagaaattattaataagcatctttatatatcatcgaatttatatgatatactACATAAAAATTTGACACCTACTACTAAAAGGAATTTTTCTTTAGTATACAAGAGTAAGGATGggaataaaaaaaggaagaagaaaagaaaaaaaaatgagcaACCTTTTGTAAagagatataataaatataatgtaaaggagggatataataatatatgtgatgGTAATATGTGTGATAATTGTGTCGATTCCAATTTtgataattatcatcatgaagatatatttatcaatggatgtaaaacaaaaaaaagaaaaaaaaaaacaaattatataggATATAGTTCATGTGACGAAGAGGAATGTTTTATTTccgaagaaaagaaaaggatgTCGAGGATATGtccatttataaattatatgaatgataAAATTATGAACTCATATTTATCAGAAGCGGTGTTTGAACAGAAGACTCTTGAAATGGAGCTATCCATTTTAAACAAAGGGggaaaaaaagggaaaaatattataagaaatgaaaaagaagatgGTATGGTAGTGTGTCCAGAGATGAGTGAAGAGGATATATTGCCCGAACatcttataaataaaaataaaaataataataataataaaaataataaaaataataaaaataaccaaaataacaataataataataatgacaacaataataataaccaaAATAACATTAATAATGATAGATGGTTCGATGATGAGGCTTCAAACACCTCGTGCGATAAACAAATGATTTGTAtgaataaagaaaagaaagtgctaataaaaaaaaaaatggatggAGTATTATGTGATGAGTTGCCACAAGAATGTATAGATAATATGTTAAGAAGTACATGTAGTATAAGTATCCCTGGATTagttgaaaaagaaaataaagatgataCTGGAGAGAATATGATTACTAGGtcgaatatatataatgggaataaaattaatgataaATCATATGATGAATACACatcatatgataataattgtaaggataattatattaatatttctaataataatgagaagTCGGTGGACGAGACAGCTGATTGTGTTTCATATaaggataataataagaacaataatgattatattaataacaatCCTTATGATGATAGAATGAACGAAGTAGATGATTTGTCCCCCAAATGTAATGAATGTACTTTAAATGATTCTAATATATTGGGTTATGGAAATTATGAATgtactaaaaaaaatacgcCCTTTGATGAAGAATGTTGTAAAGAGAAAATGAATGGTGGTGATTTGGTGGAAGTAGAGGTTATGGAAAGACatagtaatatattaattaacagaggaataaaaacaaagaaaTGTGTTgattattctttatataatacatatgcgaaatcatcatttttacAATGTGCTGAACAAGCAGATAATCATTTTATAGGAAATTATTTAGATAGATATAGTGATGAGAATTATTACCATTTAagacaaaaaataaaattatgtttATCAAGAACATTTGCTAATTTGAAGACAACTAGGGAAACTTGTGTTTTACATTTTACAAATTTGatttttgatttatatataagtagATTTAATTCAAAAGatgaaataattaaaagTATAATTGATGATATTGTAACAGATGAAAAACAATTTTCTGATGTAATGAtacaattattaaaagaatattatccaaagatatataatgattttatatataaagaacaattaaaaaataaatataaaatattatatgaagaattaaaagaTTCATGTgatttaatttatcattttatagCAATTATCTGCTTATTTATTtcacaaaaatattataattatagatTGATATCTATTGATTTAATAGCAAGAACATATTGTAAAAGTCATTTAGAAGGattaaaaaaagtatattcatatgataatatattaataaaagatgCATCTCCAGATTATTATTCAGCTACACAATATTTAGATACAACTTTCTCATCATACAGTGTAAACAAAAATTTCGCTTTAGAAATTGAAATATGTAtacttaaaaaattaaattatgatTTATCTATACCAACACCATATAGCTTATTAGATAGTCTATTAAAAGCTAATGAAAATCTTAATTTCTTAAAAACAagaaatgattataattcaACAGAAGGGGAAATCCTATTAAGAATTGCAAGTATCGATAACACtttcttaaaatataaatcttCAACATTGGCCATGGCTATTTATGAAATACTCAactttaatatatgtaaagacAAAATGCAGAAAGaactttttgttttttcacaAAATAATACTTATTATGATATAACTACTAATATGGATTATACACCTCAAAATGTCTTTACCAAAAATGAACAGATGGCtgataaacaaaaaatcGAAATTTATTCTGAACAAAAATACGACCACACAAATGATACaactattaataataataataataaatataatgatggtcatggtgataataataataaatataatgatggtcatggtgataataataataaatataatgatggtcatggtgataataataataaatataatgatggtCATGGTGATGATAACAATGTTGATAAGGGTACACACAAAAACAAACCAATAcaattacaaaataaataccAGTCCTCTATTCCTTTAGATaatgaaagaaaagaaaaagaaaaaaaaaacgaattaaaattattaaaaagacaAGCAAGGAGTTTGGTTATTGCTGAAGAAGAGGATCGATTTATAACAGCatctaaatatattaatgaaaaaaataaaatgtttaaattaataaaaaatattataatatatctgtGTTCacttatgaaaaaaaaaatacccaAGTCTTATTATAAATGTGACTATGATTTTAGTAATAaactaaattattatataaagcgTTTCCAAAAAGGAAAACAagattatatgaaaaaaataaataacaacaataataatgatgcaaataataataataataataataatgaaaataataatggaaataataataattccaTTTTTAAAGATGGATGTAAGCAGGacacatattataataaaaaaaaaagaaaatttcaACAATCTTATTCATCCACGTGCACAACGGACATTAGAGATATTAATCAAGATAGTGCAAACACAAAAAAGGACACacaaaaaatagaaaataacatatatgatgataataataaatttagtTATCacaaaaataagaaaataaatacatataaagaaGAACATTTACACAAGcaggaaaaaaatacaaaagttATTCAACAGGTGACcgcaaataaaattaatcaaaatatagacaactcattaaaaaaaaataagaaattatataagaaacaagaaaaaaatgaaaaagtatTTTGTGAAaccaagaaaaaaattattaaacgtttcaaaaaatatatgaagaaattaataaaaaccAAATATGACGATATACCAATACAATATTGtacatcatatattttacaagGAAAACAATTAAAGGTATACCTAAGGAAAAAAGATCATCATGATattcatatgaataataataataataataataataatcaaaataataataattgttgTGGTATCATTAAATTAGAAACCCAcaataaatcaaaaaataattatatcattGGAACGCGTACGAAATCCACAGATGAAcatcttatatattattataattatattagcAAACTAAGAAACAGACTAATTAAAGGCTTGAAATATTTCCTATTtcgaattaataaaataaaaaaaagaaaagtccGCCTACATATTATGAActtgaattatttaattaataaaaaaaaaaaaaaaaaaaatatcaagaaaaaaaaaactataatCAAAAATATGTCTTTCTATAAACAACtcataaaagaaataaagatTTTATTCTTGTGGatttataaattaacaaATATTGAAATAAGACCACTCATACATTTTAAGGATTTAAAACATATCaccattataaaaaaatatgaacaaaacTATTCCCACTATATTATGAGCAAGTTTAATAATTCACACAATACACAAGATCCATCCTATagtaaaaaaagtaaaaataaaaataaaaacaaaaataattacaatatgacaaataataataattatgagaACCCTACCATTGTGAAAAAAtctaataaagaagaaacaaaaaaaaatataaaaaaaaatgaacatgtGAAAAATAAGTACAGTGGAAAAAATACTCAAAAATGTTCACCAGCGATTACTTTAAATACATCTAAAGAAAATGTACAAATTAAtaaggatataaaaaatatgaaaaaaaaagggaaaaccAAAATGAATCAAGAATATATAGAGGAAGTAATTAAATGTATTACATGGGATGATAAAACATTCTATCCATTTGTAAAACACAACTCTTTAATGAGTACAAATCAAAAGAGTTCTCATAAGAAAGAGGGAGAAAAGAGTCATTCGGCTTGTGAATATAAAG ATAATAAGAACGAGTTAGGATACCgggaaaatgaaaaagatgtGGGTCGTGAAAATAAGGCAATTTTTTTTGAACAGCATATGAGTAGAagcaataataaaaacatggATACAACACCTGGTGCAGATgagaaacaaaataaaaaaataaatattataaacgatatggaaaataagaaagggaaagaaaataaaagtacATATGAAAGTATCGATGGATATACATCACAATATGAAAacttatatacaaatatacagCCTAATCAGTATAACAACGAATATACAGatcaatataattatcaacgtaattatcaatataatgaaaattataataataacaagttttctataaagaaaaaagaatacGAAACATCCttagaaaaaatgaaaaacacTTTAGACGATACTCTTCCTAACAATACTCCTGTTCTTTCACCAACcgatttacaaaaaaatatagataaaataaaaaacacaGACTGGATTACCATAAATGATCCACAAGTAGATGAATGTGCTAAGGAATTAATGGAGtgttttttaaaatggaaaaataaaaattatatttccaAAAATTGGACTTTCAATGAATATCCAAATTGTaaagattattatttttcattagtTTTTGGAGATTTGAAATCTTCTGAAACACTTAAAGGCATAATAGAAATGAtacatatgaaatataatcatttgttaaatatatacaaagagataaatatacaaaatgatatattataa